The following are from one region of the Dermacentor albipictus isolate Rhodes 1998 colony chromosome 5, USDA_Dalb.pri_finalv2, whole genome shotgun sequence genome:
- the tll gene encoding nuclear receptor subfamily 2 group E member 1 has product MAAGGAKPPGTSSRILLDIPCKVCLDHSSGKHYGIFACDGCAGFFKRSIRRNRQYVCKARGAAANGCPVDKTHRNQCRACRLRKCIEAGMNREAVQHERGPRNSTLRRQVALYLKEGGLRPPGFASPGPSSALTPTGAAGFLGAAGAAVAAAGAGSPFAAFHPALLGSAGVTPDAACSAAAVAALYSTPALRPLPGAGLCHPTPKYPHEFLTTLPDSICESAARLLFMNVKWMKTVTAINLLPMKDQVLLLEEGWRELFVLSAAQFMLPIEVAPLLAAAGFSAESSTSERVATLMAEIRNFQDVIAKFQDMQVDATEYTCLKAIALFKTTFQDQASESHALRDVEAVAAMQDQAQATLFRYMQATNPTKMARFGKLLLSLPILLTVSPVAIEEVFFRKAIGAASIPKLLVEMYRGGRF; this is encoded by the exons GTCGCATCCTACTGGATATCCCATGCAAGGTGTGCCTGGATCATTCTTCTGGAAAGCACTACGGCATCTTCGCCTGTGACGG GTGTGCGGGCTTCTTCAAG CGCTCCATCCGCCGCAACCGGCAGTACGTGTGCAAAGCCCGGGGAGCGGCGGCCAACGGGTGCCCCGTGGACAAGACGCACCGCAACCAGTGCCGCGCCTGTCGCCTCCGCAAGTGCATCGAGGCCGGCATGAACAGGGAAG CTGTTCAGCACGAGCGTGGACCTCGGAACTCGACGCTGCGCCGTCAGGTGGCGCTGTACCTGAAGGAAGGCGGACTGAGGCCCCCGGGATTCGCGTCTCCGGGTCCCTCCTCCGCGCTGACACCCACCGGAGCCGCCGGGTTCCTGGGCGCCGCCGGAGCAGCGGTGGCCGCGGCGGGCGCCGGTAGCCCGTTCGCCGCGTTTCATCCGGCGCTGCTGGGTTCCGCGGGCGTGACACCCGACGCCGCATGCAGCGCTGCGGCCGTCGCAGCCCTCTACTCGACGCCGGCTCTGAGGCCACTGCCAGGAGCGGGACTGTGCCATCCGACGCCGAAG TACCCTCACGAATTCCTGACCACCCTCCCGGACAGCATCTGCGAGTCTGCGGCGCGGCTGCTCTTCATGAACGTGAAGTGGATGAAGACGGTGACCGCGATCAACTTGCTGCCGATGAAGGATCAG GTGCTCCTACTGGAAGAAGGATGGCGGGAGCTGTTTGTGCTGTCGGCGGCGCAGTTCATGCTTCCCATTGAAGTGGCGCCGCTTCTTGCCGCAGCCG GTTTTTCCGCGGAGTCGTCGACGTCAGAACGCGTGGCAACCCTCATGGCGGAGATACGAAACTTTCAGGACGTCATCGCTAAGTTTCAGGACATGCAGGTGGACGCGACGGAGTACACGTGCCTTAAAGCCATCGCGCTCTTCAAGACCA CCTTCCAAGACCAGGCGTCGGAATCGCACGCCCTGAGAGACGTCGAGGCCGTGGCAGCCATGCAAGACCAGGCGCAGGCGACTCTGTTCCGCTACATGCAGGCGACGAACCCGACGAAGATGGCTCGCTTCGGCAAGCTGTTGCTGTCCCTGCCTATCCTCCTCACCGTGTCGCCGGTGGCGATCGAAGAAGTGTTCTTCCGGAAGGCCATCGGCGCCGCATCCATCCCGAAGCTGCTCGTCGAAATGTACAGGGGAGGAAGATTTTGA